A part of Bacillus thuringiensis genomic DNA contains:
- a CDS encoding ABC transporter permease: MNFMKRAILSMKKRIGTSLILMAVFLIVTNLVLSGFTIQNASKKAADAARKKLGADVTLGLDFDKLGQRARETGEMPSPPQLDTKETDQLAKSKYVKDYNYIGSTFGISDGLKLVGASEGEEEGEEEGKGKVGMAAVRGGSSSGTEIDMNASFMIEGVRKTALQESFKNGKSKIIDGKPITEQMKDQNVALMEKRLAELNNLKVGDKIKVQSGDKKETLDVEIIGIYETNEQAMGQQAPPIMDPANKLYMPHSTMKKLEIDQGISSVQVVYFLNDPQYIDAFKKEAKKSNIDFNYYKLDAHDSLYKQLIGPIENISSTSQMIIYIVSIAGAIILGLIIMLSIKGRRKEMGILLSIGEKKWKLMAQFVVEVVCVAILAFGLSITTGAKVSQYIGDNLLSSEIATASEETDTSQNGTVMMAGPGGTLQNQKEDPIDKIDVSVTGEDVGKMGGIGLAIAIIATLLPALSILRLNPKQILLKDE; this comes from the coding sequence ATGAATTTTATGAAACGAGCAATTCTCAGTATGAAAAAAAGGATAGGAACATCATTAATTTTGATGGCAGTTTTTCTAATTGTTACAAATTTGGTTCTTTCAGGATTCACAATCCAAAATGCATCAAAAAAAGCAGCGGATGCTGCAAGAAAAAAACTGGGCGCAGATGTTACTTTAGGTCTTGATTTTGACAAACTAGGTCAGCGAGCTCGTGAAACTGGAGAAATGCCAAGTCCGCCGCAACTCGATACAAAAGAAACAGATCAATTAGCAAAGTCAAAATATGTAAAAGACTATAATTACATAGGCAGTACTTTCGGAATTTCTGATGGGCTTAAACTAGTAGGAGCTTCAGAAGGAGAAGAAGAAGGAGAAGAAGAAGGAAAAGGTAAAGTGGGAATGGCAGCTGTACGAGGCGGTTCAAGCTCTGGTACAGAAATAGATATGAATGCTTCTTTTATGATTGAAGGAGTTCGCAAGACAGCATTACAAGAAAGCTTTAAAAACGGAAAAAGTAAAATCATTGATGGAAAACCAATTACAGAACAGATGAAAGATCAGAATGTAGCTTTAATGGAAAAACGATTAGCGGAATTAAACAATTTGAAAGTAGGAGACAAAATTAAAGTGCAATCCGGGGATAAGAAGGAAACCCTTGATGTTGAGATTATCGGTATTTACGAAACGAATGAGCAAGCAATGGGGCAACAGGCTCCGCCTATAATGGACCCAGCTAATAAACTATATATGCCGCATTCAACTATGAAAAAATTAGAAATAGATCAAGGTATAAGTAGTGTTCAAGTCGTGTATTTCTTGAATGATCCACAATACATTGATGCATTTAAAAAAGAAGCAAAAAAATCTAATATTGATTTTAATTATTATAAATTAGATGCGCATGATTCATTGTACAAGCAATTGATTGGTCCTATCGAAAATATCTCTTCGACTTCTCAAATGATTATTTATATTGTATCGATTGCAGGTGCGATCATTTTAGGATTAATCATTATGCTATCAATTAAAGGGCGTCGTAAGGAAATGGGGATTCTGTTGTCCATTGGAGAGAAAAAGTGGAAACTGATGGCGCAATTCGTAGTAGAAGTAGTCTGTGTCGCTATTTTAGCATTTGGATTATCCATAACAACTGGAGCTAAAGTTTCTCAATATATAGGGGATAATTTACTTTCGAGTGAAATTGCTACTGCAAGCGAAGAAACAGACACCTCGCAAAATGGTACTGTAATGATGGCTGGACCTGGTGGTACTCTACAAAATCAAAAAGAAGATCCAATTGATAAAATTGATGTAAGTGTAACAGGAGAAGATGTAGGGAAAATGGGTGGAATTGGACTAGCTATTGCTATAATAGCAACGCTTCTTCCGGCATTATCTATTCTACGCTTAAACCCAAAACAAATTCTTTTAAAAGATGAATAA
- a CDS encoding ArsR/SmtB family transcription factor, with protein MNCNDKVMHLLESLRPCFQGLGDPTRQQIVSLLIDKDSLNVTQIADHIPMSRPTVSHHLKILKQSGLLQVQKKGTEMYYCLEFNETIKLLKELVSLVEDECKN; from the coding sequence ATGAACTGTAATGATAAAGTAATGCATCTTTTAGAAAGTTTAAGACCATGTTTTCAAGGGCTAGGAGATCCAACACGTCAGCAAATTGTATCACTTTTAATTGATAAAGATAGCTTGAATGTAACGCAAATTGCAGATCATATTCCTATGTCAAGACCTACTGTATCGCATCATCTAAAAATCTTGAAACAATCAGGGTTGCTTCAAGTTCAGAAAAAAGGCACTGAAATGTATTATTGTCTTGAATTTAATGAAACAATAAAACTTTTAAAAGAACTTGTTTCTTTAGTCGAAGATGAATGTAAGAATTAG
- a CDS encoding saccharopine dehydrogenase, producing the protein MNKKTVLIVGGYGVVGSQIAQILHNRHPDLEIRLGGRTLGKALPFESERVKIVKVDNTTDDPLRNLDDHPTLIVNAVNDPQDRLLLSAVQKRIPLVDITRWTERFQSSIARLKNVEVQSPVVLASGWMGGTAALFSKIYSKDLQEITVDINALYSLQDKAGPNSTAYMDRLTIPFEVKTREGMRQAYPMTDPIKIRFSNGYITKCYRLDTPDHVTLPGSIHAVSVNFRIAFDSKLSTYGLVSLVNTGIWKIISGEKFTRLRKNILYKPGKGSAHNIVIHLNGYDDTGVLHRRCVNISDPLGQTHLTALGAAVQAEHILQPSDIVALNSEIYFPENLLDFGVNSSAILNFYKEYGANITIEDL; encoded by the coding sequence ATGAACAAGAAAACCGTATTAATTGTTGGTGGATATGGGGTTGTTGGTAGCCAAATTGCTCAAATTTTACATAACCGACATCCTGATTTGGAAATTAGATTAGGAGGAAGAACTTTAGGGAAGGCGCTACCTTTTGAATCTGAAAGAGTAAAAATAGTTAAGGTGGACAATACAACAGATGATCCTTTAAGAAATTTGGATGATCATCCCACATTAATTGTTAATGCGGTTAATGACCCTCAAGATAGATTACTTCTATCCGCAGTCCAAAAAAGAATTCCATTGGTTGACATTACTCGTTGGACTGAACGTTTTCAAAGTTCTATTGCTCGATTGAAAAATGTTGAAGTTCAATCTCCTGTTGTATTAGCTTCGGGGTGGATGGGGGGGACAGCAGCCCTTTTTTCTAAAATTTATTCAAAAGATCTTCAAGAGATTACAGTTGATATTAACGCACTATATTCTCTTCAAGACAAAGCAGGACCAAATTCAACAGCATATATGGATCGGTTAACTATTCCGTTTGAAGTCAAAACTCGTGAGGGAATGCGGCAGGCTTATCCGATGACAGATCCTATCAAAATCCGCTTTTCCAACGGTTATATAACAAAATGTTATCGTTTGGATACTCCTGATCATGTAACTCTGCCAGGATCAATTCATGCTGTTTCAGTTAACTTTCGTATTGCTTTTGATAGTAAACTATCAACATATGGATTGGTTTCTCTGGTGAATACAGGAATTTGGAAAATAATTAGCGGAGAAAAATTTACCAGATTACGGAAAAATATTCTATATAAACCCGGAAAGGGAAGTGCACATAACATAGTTATCCACCTTAATGGTTATGATGATACCGGTGTATTACATAGACGATGTGTGAACATATCAGATCCGTTAGGACAGACACATCTTACTGCTTTAGGAGCAGCTGTCCAAGCAGAGCATATTTTACAACCATCTGATATTGTGGCTCTGAATTCTGAAATTTACTTTCCAGAAAATCTATTAGATTTTGGGGTGAATTCATCTGCAATTTTAAATTTTTATAAAGAATATGGAGCTAATATTACGATAGAAGATTTATAA
- a CDS encoding Ger(x)C family spore germination protein, with amino-acid sequence MKKNKRIVIFLFIMCTFLTGCWDQRELHHVLYINSLGIDFKDNNYIIRPQFINFSNIAKQEGSTTRNYSQAYIGKGKGPILDEAAFDFYKGAQQEISWEHLKTIVVTERFLKHGDLNQFNDFFSRFFQFRDTMWVFGTKEPLENILANNNILNISQLYTIINLPQEITKQYTIIDPLPLYKFQRNYYEPGMTTRIPFLATTKTYWKKGHTSFPMLKFSGYGFISDESYINDLNSHDIAGIRWTDENTKRAPLLLKFNEKIIGHIVLKNPKIDTKHFVKNGKLRMLMNIHFDADIFQLINSMPVNDIKKIAENQVEKEVKKTYRKGIERGIDTYQLSHSLYRQNYKLWKKHTKKGGISLQNKELDLNVSINIATNGKSKNSRNMIEQ; translated from the coding sequence ATGAAGAAAAATAAAAGAATAGTGATATTTCTTTTTATAATGTGTACGTTTCTAACAGGGTGTTGGGATCAAAGAGAATTGCATCATGTTTTATATATAAATAGTCTAGGTATCGATTTTAAAGATAATAATTATATCATCCGTCCGCAATTTATTAATTTTTCTAACATAGCTAAACAAGAAGGGAGTACTACCCGTAATTATAGCCAGGCTTATATTGGAAAGGGAAAAGGACCCATTTTAGATGAGGCAGCATTTGATTTTTATAAAGGTGCTCAACAAGAAATTTCATGGGAGCACCTCAAAACAATTGTTGTAACGGAAAGATTTCTAAAACATGGTGACCTAAATCAATTTAATGATTTTTTCTCTCGTTTTTTTCAATTTCGAGATACAATGTGGGTATTTGGGACTAAGGAACCTTTAGAAAATATATTAGCGAACAATAATATTTTAAATATTTCTCAATTATATACAATCATTAATTTACCACAAGAGATAACTAAGCAATATACAATAATAGATCCTTTACCTTTATATAAATTCCAGAGAAATTATTATGAACCGGGGATGACAACGCGCATTCCATTCTTAGCTACGACTAAAACATATTGGAAAAAAGGACATACATCATTTCCGATGTTAAAATTTAGTGGTTATGGTTTTATAAGTGATGAATCCTATATAAATGATTTAAACAGCCATGATATTGCTGGGATTCGCTGGACGGATGAAAATACGAAACGAGCTCCATTACTATTAAAATTTAATGAGAAAATTATTGGACATATAGTATTGAAAAATCCGAAGATAGATACAAAACATTTTGTGAAAAATGGAAAGTTGCGCATGCTTATGAACATCCATTTCGATGCTGATATTTTTCAATTAATAAACTCTATGCCTGTAAATGATATTAAGAAAATTGCAGAGAACCAAGTTGAGAAAGAAGTAAAAAAAACGTACCGAAAAGGAATTGAAAGAGGGATTGACACGTATCAGTTATCACATTCCTTATATCGGCAAAATTATAAATTATGGAAAAAACACACAAAAAAAGGGGGGATATCCCTTCAAAATAAAGAATTAGATTTAAATGTCTCGATTAATATAGCTACAAACGGAAAGTCTAAAAATTCGCGCAATATGATTGAGCAGTAG
- a CDS encoding ABC transporter ATP-binding protein — protein METILQFKNLDYYYESNGKNVAILDNVNFSFQKGHFYTILGPSGSGKTTTLSLGCGLDVPKNGYVLYNGKDIRKIGLDRYRNQYVSVIFQSYNLITYMTALQNVLTAMEITGVKVQNKTARALELLKKVGLTEVEAKRNVLQLSGGQQQRVAIARALSCNVDLLIADEPTGNLDEETAMDIIELFQELAHKENKCIIVVTHSQEVAKKSDRAVYLNKKKLVVNEI, from the coding sequence ATGGAAACGATTTTACAGTTTAAAAATTTGGATTATTATTATGAAAGTAATGGGAAAAATGTAGCGATACTAGATAATGTTAATTTTTCTTTTCAAAAAGGGCATTTCTATACGATTTTAGGGCCATCTGGATCTGGTAAAACCACAACTCTAAGCTTAGGTTGTGGACTAGATGTCCCCAAAAATGGTTATGTACTGTATAATGGCAAGGATATTAGAAAAATTGGTTTGGATCGATATCGTAATCAATATGTATCTGTCATTTTCCAGTCTTATAACTTGATTACCTATATGACTGCTCTTCAAAATGTCTTAACCGCAATGGAAATTACAGGTGTTAAAGTACAAAATAAAACGGCAAGGGCTTTAGAATTATTAAAGAAGGTAGGGCTTACAGAAGTAGAAGCGAAACGTAATGTTCTGCAACTAAGTGGCGGACAACAACAGCGTGTAGCAATTGCTCGAGCGTTATCTTGTAATGTTGATTTACTAATTGCTGATGAGCCGACAGGAAACCTTGACGAAGAAACGGCAATGGATATTATAGAACTGTTTCAAGAACTTGCACATAAAGAGAATAAATGTATTATTGTTGTGACGCATTCACAGGAAGTTGCTAAAAAATCAGATCGTGCAGTCTATTTAAATAAGAAAAAGTTGGTCGTAAATGAAATCTAA
- a CDS encoding endospore germination permease encodes MTKQTITLFQVSMILIGSIGIINHVIMIPMLLDTSGRDSWISIILVSILYLLWISIIFIIYKNIKNEHLFLWLKNNFGKFSVYPIVFIVALYLITIGVVALKETLTFFSFYLPETPHFVLGILFSMICLYNATRGIQSIALTTGVLLPIVFLLGFFVMFANAPHKDYSLLQPMMENGMKPVFKGMIYPAAGFLELIFILFLQHHICSKVKLYQLIALGIVIIGITIGPVMAAIIEFGPFVAANQRYPAFEEWRLVSIGRYIENLDFLSVYQWLVGIFIRLSLVIFLIPDLLSITNRKTRNGVMFATLSCILLISILPISDSSFYWFVSQIVLPVSALGLFLFSILLIVFVWVVKFKKSS; translated from the coding sequence ATGACTAAGCAAACAATTACTTTATTTCAAGTTTCTATGATACTCATTGGCAGTATTGGGATAATTAATCATGTCATTATGATTCCTATGTTATTAGATACATCAGGTAGAGATTCATGGATTTCTATCATATTAGTAAGTATCCTATACTTGCTTTGGATTTCAATAATATTCATCATTTATAAAAACATAAAAAATGAACATTTGTTTTTATGGCTAAAAAATAATTTCGGGAAATTCAGTGTATATCCAATCGTATTCATAGTTGCACTTTATTTAATAACAATTGGTGTTGTTGCACTAAAAGAAACATTAACCTTTTTCTCTTTTTATTTACCAGAAACACCTCACTTTGTCTTAGGAATACTTTTTTCAATGATTTGTCTTTATAATGCTACAAGAGGAATTCAATCTATTGCACTTACAACAGGTGTTTTGTTGCCTATTGTATTTTTACTTGGTTTTTTTGTAATGTTTGCAAATGCACCACATAAAGATTATTCTTTACTTCAGCCAATGATGGAAAATGGAATGAAGCCAGTATTTAAAGGGATGATTTATCCTGCAGCAGGATTTCTAGAGTTAATTTTTATTCTTTTTTTACAACATCATATTTGTTCAAAAGTAAAATTATATCAATTGATTGCTTTGGGTATTGTTATTATTGGTATCACAATAGGACCAGTTATGGCAGCTATAATAGAATTTGGTCCTTTCGTAGCAGCAAATCAACGATATCCAGCATTTGAAGAATGGAGACTTGTGTCAATTGGAAGGTATATTGAAAATTTAGACTTTCTCTCCGTGTATCAGTGGCTTGTAGGAATCTTTATTCGTCTATCACTTGTTATTTTTCTTATTCCAGATTTGTTATCAATTACAAATCGGAAAACAAGAAATGGGGTTATGTTTGCAACACTTTCATGTATTTTATTAATAAGTATACTACCCATCAGTGACTCTAGTTTCTATTGGTTTGTATCTCAAATTGTTTTGCCAGTTTCAGCATTAGGATTATTTTTGTTTTCTATATTACTAATAGTGTTTGTATGGGTTGTTAAATTTAAAAAAAGCTCTTGA